In Aedes albopictus strain Foshan chromosome 3, AalbF5, whole genome shotgun sequence, the genomic window AAATAGGACCGACACTGCCGCTCGTCCTGAACTAGCTGCCGCTGACGGCTCTGCTGTGCTTCCTGACCCAATTCATTCCACGCCAAGTCCTCCATCATTAGTACCTGAGTTTCGTGGATCCGCTTCAAGTACTCCAGGCACTCGTCCAGCAGATAGGTTGTGTCATTCAGGAAGAAGTTGACAAACTTCACAAACTGCTTTCCGCTCTTGCTCTCCTTAACTATAGCCTGCCGGTGGACCACACTATCCCAGAGACCCTTGAACAGGTGACTGATGTGATACCGGATGGTGAACTTGTCGTAGAACTCGGTACTCTGTCCGGTGGTTTCGATGTCGGTGTAAAACTTCATCAGGGCACTGACCAACGCCCGCTGGGCCAGCTCGTGGTTGATGATCTGCAGGTAGAGACGCTGCGATGCCGTCTGGATTGTGGGCGAGGTAACGAAGAGCACCTGGGAAAAAATGAAGATTTAGAATGTGGTTTATATTGGAAATCATGTTATTTATTCTCAAGcaacattttgaaacccaagaatCTCTAGGAAAGTTCTGAAAATCGTCGTACCGTGTAtgtaccaaactttgcgcagttaagaaaaatcaaatttctagtcgttataaaaaatacaaacaaacaaaatatatcatgaacaacatgctcatacgatagactaatgatccttctttgagtctgaaatattaaaaaaaccataatattaaccaaaaaatacttaaaatagaaaaactatttcattgccttgttcctaactttgcgcacaaaatcttcgattgttcctaactttgcgcatagtgtgcctaactttgcgcatgctatgaattgttcaaaaaagtaatcaaaaatgctattatttaatATTTGCCCATGAAACTAAAGTAATTCAGAtcaggtagtgtgcccttaattgatctttgttgaaaAACTTTGTCCTACGAGGGAGGGGGAACGGATACCTCTGGAGTTCTTAATTTCGTCTGCGGTTCGTCCTAAGCAcctaccgtgtgaacaatccaaacttcatgaggggttgtttcctgtggctaaagatcaaaggtaaaagcttcctgataaatgaagtgactgttacggataggaacaataaggggttatttaaatatgacgtccatctttggggGAGGGGGCTGGACTTGTCTGaaaaagtgtgatatgccatgtatcaggtatactatgaagcgtgacggggtggcccaggagaagagggggttctaaaaatctaaaaaaaatggtggacgtcatatttgaatcgtctctaacattgaccgccggaaaattcaaatgaaggactgttcacaaatcacgtctcattGTAGACAGATGGAGAGTGCCGTAGTGCTAcagttcatacatttttctactaatttctatacaaaatctgctACATGGTGGAGAAGCAGGCCTGAAATTATCAGTACTGGTGTTGGTAGAGGAAAAAATCTCGCAGCAGGCTTTAATTTGCGCAGCTCAAAGCTAAAAGAAATGCAACTTTTATTTTTACGTTTTAAGGGAATTCAAATAGTGCGTACATTTAGTCTTTCCTTACCGGCTCAGGACTCTAGCCTACACAGAGAAATTTAGTCGTTGCCACCTAAACAACCAAGTAGTGATTATAATTCTATTTGATTAATCATTAGGTAATAATCTTTACCTGATCCTACTATAAAGGCAGAGAATAATGCAAACGTATGTGCAGAAGTGGCGTCGGGCTATTGGATCTACAACATTAATCATACAATTAGCATAACCTACTCCtctcttaaccctttccttcccacgactttgaacgattatatctatgccaaaaaagcgtttccgaaaaaagtggtagaacaaaagttattgcaaattggctaaatttttcgaaatcaatgaaaaaaattttggttgtaaatcaataggtttttgattgtttatcaatagttcaactattgaaacaagtaggtagtagttgggttaaccttatgagattataaccatattctaaaaattattgcatcatattcatctaattccgtttgtccggagttcgtcgaaaatcgatggtgctctagagcaaccatgggaagtagagggttaatctCTAAAGTGGAGAGTCAGCATGCCACTCACATAGGGGGTACTAATTGAATAGCAGTCTATTTCACAAATCACCATTTAGTACCGTTCCTAGCGCACATTAACCCGATATCTTTTAGCAAACACAATAGTTCAATAAATTTCACAAAATATCCTTATTTCCTTATTAACAATCTCACGGGAACGGCCTTTGCACAATTCATTCGCCATGCATCTGTTTCCCTGGCTATTGTCTGAAGGAATGACAATTTGCTTCGCACGTATTCTGCAATCGATGCTGATGGGTGTCATTGTCCGTGCTGCCAGAACACCCCCCGCCCCGTGGATCGAGGGAAGGGTCCACCGTAGATCCACCAAGTTCCAACATCGCCAACTTTACAACTGGACGCTTCAACTTACCGGTGGGTGTCCGCACAATCGCTTGCCGAACTCTCCCGTCCTTGCCGAAAATTACTTCCTCTACAATACCTCTCGTCCACGATCTTCTTTTGCCTTCTGCCAAATAGACAAGGTCGCCGACCTTCAGAGACCTGACTTCATCCAGCCACTTAGTTCTCCTGTTGATGGTTGGGAGATATTCTTTCGACCATCGCTCCCAGACGTCGTTCGCTAACTGCTGAGATCTTAGGAAGCTACTCCGCAGGACACATCCGAGGTCGTCCGGCGGTTCCATAGGCTCGTGCGCACCAGACGAACATCCGAGTATAAAATGATTTGGAGTCAAGGCTTCGGAATTATTCATCTCCTGCGGCATGTAGGTGAGCGGTCGGGAGTTAATCAACCCCTCTACTTCGACAAGCGTTGTCCACAATATTTCATCGGTCAATTTGCGCCCATCGTCCAACGTAGTCATGCCTTCTTTTACGCTCCGCACCATTCGTTCCCACACTCCGCCCATGTGTGGAGCGGAGGGGGGATTGAAGGACCATTTGGTTCGCGCATCGGTGAAAGTACCGGCGCAACCAAGAGCTATTTGCTTTTGTAGTTCTCGGCTGGCACCCACAAAGTTAGTGCCATTGTCCGAGAAGATTTGAACAGGAGATCCGCGTCGTCGAGTGAATCTCCGGATAGCCATAATACACGATTCAGTAGACAAATCGTATGCAACCTCCAAATGAACGGCACGAACCACGAGGCAAGTGAAAACCGCTACGTATCGCTTTTCTCTGCGCCGACCAACGGTCACTTCCAATGGGCCCATGTAATCAATGCCAACGTAACTAAAGGGTCGGACGTTCGGAGTCAATCGGTGTTCGGGTAAAGGTGCCATTCGAGGAGGAAACGGTTTACACTTGCGTACCTTGCAAGCGATACAATTCCGGCTAACGTTTCCGACAGCCGAGCGTAGACGCGATATCTCGAAACGTTGACGAACTTCGTTAACGACCGTTTCTGTGTTCGCGTGGCCGCATTGATGATGGTAGAATTCCAACAGTAGCTGGGTAATCTGATTGTCCCTGGGGAGTATTATAGGGAACCTCGCGTCGAAATTCGCGTGGGCAGCGGCAGCTGTCCTTCCCTCCATTCGAACAATTCCGTATTCGTCGGCGAACGGTGACAGCTTATACAGCGGGCTGCTCTTCTCGATGGACTTCCACTCCGCGACAGGCTGATCGCGGTTCTTCAACAGGGTTCGCATTTCATCCGGATAGCATTCGCTTTGTGCCGTTCTCCATAGAAAGCACTCTGCTCGCTGGAACTCTTCTTGCTTCAGTGGCACACCACACGAGGGAACCGACCGTTTGAGACATTTAATTTGGTTTATAGTTGCTGGTATAGTTTCTATTGGCCGCCCAAGAACGCGCAATCGACAGTTGCTGATGAAGCGATATAGGCAGGCTACAGTTCGCAGTAATACGCTCCACTTCGAGATCCTTGAAACATCTATAATCGTGGCGGGCAGCGAGATGTGAGCCAACACGAAACTCGTTCGCAACTCTTCGGCAGTGTTCGTCTTCACTCGTTGTTGCGGCCACTCATCTTCAGGAAGGTAGAGAAACGCTGGTCCTTTAAACCATCTACCATTCGAATCCGGTTCTGTGTCGCGTACCCATTTCGTCAGGCAGTCGGCCACGTTGTCCTTGGATGATACCCATCGCCAGCACTCAGCTTGTGTTAACGACAATATCTCTCCGATACGATGAGCGACAAACTGTTTGTATCGTCTATGGTCCGAGCGAATCCACGAGAGTACCGTCGATGAATCGGTCCACAAATACACGTCCCGAGGTTGTACAGAATGGTTCGACAGAACAGTGTTTACCATTCTCGACCCCAACACTGCCGCTTCCAATTCTAACCGTGGTATCGACAGGTGCTTAAGGGGGGCCACTTTGCTTTTCGCCATAACCAATGTACATTGCACTTGTTCGGAATCGTCCTTAATGCGGAAGTACACAGCACATCCATAGCCGGCTTCGCTGGCGTCAGTGAAAACGTGACACTGTAGCGTTCGATAAAACAGTGGATCCATCAGGGCGAAGTAGCAACGCGGAACGCTAAGCTCACTTATAGCGGGTAGCAGTTCCACCCAGCGCGTCCATTTGGCAAACTCCTCGTCCTTCATTACCTCATCCCATTGTACTCCACTTCTCCACAGATCTTGGATCAAAGTACGTCCGTGGACAAGGTACGGTGCTAACAAGCCAAGGGGATCAAAAAGGCTCATAATGATCCTAAGAGCAATGCGTTTCGTCGGCCTTCTATTATCGGAGACAAAGGGAAGTAACTCTGACGCCAGTTCGGTTGAAAAGGTCAAAGTATCGGAATCCGGGTGCCACAACATCCCTAGAACACGTTCCCACCTTTCTTCCGGGACAGATTGCAGCAAACGTGGTTCCTTGTCCGGAGTTTCGCCGAGCTTTTCCAACACTTCGTCACTGTTGCTAACCCAGTTCCTCATCTCGAATCCTCCGCGGGCATGGACGGTACGTACTTGCACGGCTAATTCTGCCGCTTCTTCAGGAGTATCGGCGCTGTCGTAGTAATCGTCCATGTAGGTTTTATTTTTGATCGCCTCCGCCGCCAAAGGAAATTCGTTCGCCCATTTATCCGCATTGACACGTAGCACATACTGCGCAACGCAGGGCGAACAAGTTGCTCCGAACATCGCAACGTCCGCTATGTACACTTCAGGTGGATAACGAGGATCGAACTGGAACAAGAAGCACTGAAAATACTTGTCCGATTGTCGCATTCGTAGTTGTAAAAACATTTCCCGGATATCGCCTCCAAATCCGATGCGTTTCTCGCGGAACTTGCAAATTACAGACGGGAGCGACACCAGAAGGTCAGGGCCCTTTAGCAACAGCGAGTTTAGTGAGACTCCGTTCACCTGCGCCCTACCGTCCCAAACCAGTCGCTTTTTCTGCTTCTTTGGATGCGTCACCAAGCCCAGCGGTAAGTACCACACTTGTCTGCTGCTGATCTCGACCAGTTCTTCTTCCGTGGCCTTGTGAATATAGCCCTTCTGTATATAATCGATGATTTGCTGGTTCACGCTGTCCCGTAGACTCGAATTTTTGGCTAATTGAGCCTCGAAACTTTTCAGTCGCTTCATCGCCATTGGAAGGCTATCCGGCACCTCAACATCATCGGTTTTCCAGAGCAAAGCAGTTTCATACCGCCCATCCACAAACTTTGTAGTGCTGTCCAGTATCTCACAGGCTCTCTTTTCTTCAGCGGACTGAAGCATTGGTGTTTGCCTGGTTAGCGACTCCTCCAGTACAAACTGCTGCCGGACAAGGTCGTTTAGTTCTCGGTCGGAGTCACAATTGCATTGGTGTACGTTTAGAAAGCCTTTTTTTGAATGTCCATTTCCATCAGGTCCATAGATAGACCAACCTAGCAGAGACTTCACGGCGATTGGTTCTCCCGGTCGGCCCACGCAGCTATCCAGCGGCGCAAAAAGACTGAGGTTCTCTAGTCCTAGAAGGATCCTCGGAGTGGCTTCAGAGTACGACGATATGGGGAGATTCCGGAGATGTGCGAACCTTTCCGACAGTACGCCAAACATCAGGCTCTGGTTGGGTAGGTTCAATTCTTCGACAGTGTGAGCATTTTTCAAGACGAAGCGTCTCGGCAGACCTTTTCCGGCTATCTCCAGGTCCACACGCTTTGAATCCTTCTCGTTACGCATCACGCTTGCAGTCCAACGCAATTCCAAGGGCTCTGGAACACCTGTGACACCAAGCTGACGCGCCAAGCCAGTTTCGATAAGGGTCAGCGAGGATCCCTCATCCAAAAACGCGAATGTTTCACATTTCGTATTTCCGTTGAAAAGTGTAACAGGAATGATCCTGAAAAGGACCGATCTTTGCGTTCGCTCGTGCGTATTACACTCCGAAGCTCGGAGCTGACGCTGACGTGATTCTTGCGTTGGGCGATGCAGTAGTGGGTTATGACGAGCCCGGCATTGGGCAACGTTACATCGGATTCTCGAACGACACTTCCATTGCCCGTGATCGAACAAGCAAACTTCGCACAACTTGCATCGTTCGACGGCCTTTAGACGAGCTTCGAGTCCTAGCTGCTGGAATCGTTCACAGTTTCTTACACGATGATCTGTTTTTCCGCAGATCGGGCAAGGTTGTCTCTCTGGTACGTGGTTCTGCATTCCCGACGTGTCTTCATGGGAATATACATGTCCCCTTTCCTTCGGTTTGTCCTTGTCGACTCTCCCACCGGTTGATTTCTGTTGAGTGGCGATCGTAACTTCACTGGCGTCGTCAACTATCTCCTCCATAAACATGCCGAAGTGCTGAAGCGTTGGTTCACTATACGCCCTTTTGAACCTGGCCCACTCCATCTTAATTGAGGCTGGCAACTTTTCCACTAATTCCCCAAGCAAGGTGGGATTCGACAGATGACCCTTCAGTTTTGCGGCTGCCAAGTGGTCGCATAGCTGCTGCACCGTCAGCCCAAAGTTGATCAACGAATCCAGTCTCTCAGGCTTTGGTGCCTCCACCCGACGAACCTTGTCAAGTAGGTTTTTCACCAAAATCTCCGGTCTGCCGTACAATCGCCGCAGGGTGTCCATAATCGCTCTGACGCTTTCGGGAAACATGAGCTTCGTGACGACGGCATCTCGTGCTGGACCTCGCAAACACTCGCGTAGACGAATGACGTTCTCTACGTCCGAAAAACCGCACGCGGCATTGGCCGACTCGAAGCTGTGGACGAATATCGGCCATTCTTCCGGATCACCCGAAAATGTGGGAAGCTTCTTCGGCCAAATCTGTCTCGCAGCTATCTGGGCGGCGTTTGGCCCCACCCCGTGTGAGCTCATCACGGATCCTTCGTCCTCATGCGGCAACCTGGAAGCATTCGGTTCAACTCCGTAGTAACGACGTCGGTTGTCGGAACCATCGCGCTCCGTCCGAAAGTTGGAAACCCCGTCCAAAACGTTTGGTCTGTGGGCTTCTCCGCGTTCGCTTCCCGCGTCGACTTGTGGTGGTCGAATTGAACTTGCCAAATCGTTATGTCTGCTGTGCTGGCTTAGTTCGTGTTGACTTTTCAACCAGGCCTTGGTCCTACTCTTGCGACCCGAAACGCTAGAATTTTGGCTGCTTTCCTCGTCAGCAATCTGATCTTCCAACTCGAACTTCTCCCGCAAGTACTTCTCTTGTATCGCCAATTCCTTAGCCTGAATAGCGTGCTCCCGTTCCTTTAGTAGTTTCTCCTTCTCCAGCCGGATGCTTTCTTCCTCCAGCCGCGCCCGTTCCTGCTTCAATTTCCGTTCCTCCAACAGTCGCTCATCCTCTAATCGCTGCAATGCTAATTGCGCTCGAGCCCTGGTGGTTGAAGTACTGGACTTGGAAGATCGCATCTCCCTATCGGACGGTTTGGTAGAAATTACAACTTCCGGATTCTTTATCGGAGTCACATTTCCGGCGGAGGGTTCACCGCCCGCGGCGGCGTTGGAAACAGCCATAGCCTTGGATTTCGCAGAGCTTTTGGACTTGTCGGACGTTTTCTTCAGTTCGGCGTTGCTTGTCTTCGTAATCTCACTCGTCGCACCGAGGACACTCAAGCTCGCCGGAAGCTTTTTACTCGTCTTCTTCTTCGTCCCGGTGATTTCCGGAGGTAGCACGGGCTGACACTTACCACATCTCCACGTTCGGTCGCGGATTCCTGGCGAAACTCCGGCACAAACGTAGTGGTACCAAACGGCACAACTATCGCACGCCACCATACCCACATCGGCGGAATTCGGTCGCTCGCAAGCGCCGCAATCGTAGACTTCGTTCTCAGGCATCATGAA contains:
- the LOC134290047 gene encoding uncharacterized protein LOC134290047; translation: MMPENEVYDCGACERPNSADVGMVACDSCAVWYHYVCAGVSPGIRDRTWRCGKCQPVLPPEITGTKKKTSKKLPASLSVLGATSEITKTSNAELKKTSDKSKSSAKSKAMAVSNAAAGGEPSAGNVTPIKNPEVVISTKPSDREMRSSKSSTSTTRARAQLALQRLEDERLLEERKLKQERARLEEESIRLEKEKLLKEREHAIQAKELAIQEKYLREKFELEDQIADEESSQNSSVSGRKSRTKAWLKSQHELSQHSRHNDLASSIRPPQVDAGSERGEAHRPNVLDGVSNFRTERDGSDNRRRYYGVEPNASRLPHEDEGSVMSSHGVGPNAAQIAARQIWPKKLPTFSGDPEEWPIFVHSFESANAACGFSDVENVIRLRECLRGPARDAVVTKLMFPESVRAIMDTLRRLYGRPEILVKNLLDKVRRVEAPKPERLDSLINFGLTVQQLCDHLAAAKLKGHLSNPTLLGELVEKLPASIKMEWARFKRAYSEPTLQHFGMFMEEIVDDASEVTIATQQKSTGGRVDKDKPKERGHVYSHEDTSGMQNHVPERQPCPICGKTDHRVRNCERFQQLGLEARLKAVERCKLCEVCLFDHGQWKCRSRIRCNVAQCRARHNPLLHRPTQESRQRQLRASECNTHERTQRSVLFRIIPVTLFNGNTKCETFAFLDEGSSLTLIETGLARQLGVTGVPEPLELRWTASVMRNEKDSKRVDLEIAGKGLPRRFVLKNAHTVEELNLPNQSLMFGVLSERFAHLRNLPISSYSEATPRILLGLENLSLFAPLDSCVGRPGEPIAVKSLLGWSIYGPDGNGHSKKGFLNVHQCNCDSDRELNDLVRQQFVLEESLTRQTPMLQSAEEKRACEILDSTTKFVDGRYETALLWKTDDVEVPDSLPMAMKRLKSFEAQLAKNSSLRDSVNQQIIDYIQKGYIHKATEEELVEISSRQVWYLPLGLVTHPKKQKKRLVWDGRAQVNGVSLNSLLLKGPDLLVSLPSVICKFREKRIGFGGDIREMFLQLRMRQSDKYFQCFLFQFDPRYPPEVYIADVAMFGATCSPCVAQYVLRVNADKWANEFPLAAEAIKNKTYMDDYYDSADTPEEAAELAVQVRTVHARGGFEMRNWVSNSDEVLEKLGETPDKEPRLLQSVPEERWERVLGMLWHPDSDTLTFSTELASELLPFVSDNRRPTKRIALRIIMSLFDPLGLLAPYLVHGRTLIQDLWRSGVQWDEVMKDEEFAKWTRWVELLPAISELSVPRCYFALMDPLFYRTLQCHVFTDASEAGYGCAVYFRIKDDSEQVQCTLVMAKSKVAPLKHLSIPRLELEAAVLGSRMVNTVLSNHSVQPRDVYLWTDSSTVLSWIRSDHRRYKQFVAHRIGEILSLTQAECWRWVSSKDNVADCLTKWVRDTEPDSNGRWFKGPAFLYLPEDEWPQQRVKTNTAEELRTSFVLAHISLPATIIDVSRISKWSVLLRTVACLYRFISNCRLRVLGRPIETIPATINQIKCLKRSVPSCGVPLKQEEFQRAECFLWRTAQSECYPDEMRTLLKNRDQPVAEWKSIEKSSPLYKLSPFADEYGIVRMEGRTAAAAHANFDARFPIILPRDNQITQLLLEFYHHQCGHANTETVVNEVRQRFEISRLRSAVGNVSRNCIACKVRKCKPFPPRMAPLPEHRLTPNVRPFSYVGIDYMGPLEVTVGRRREKRYVAVFTCLVVRAVHLEVAYDLSTESCIMAIRRFTRRRGSPVQIFSDNGTNFVGASRELQKQIALGCAGTFTDARTKWSFNPPSAPHMGGVWERMVRSVKEGMTTLDDGRKLTDEILWTTLVEVEGLINSRPLTYMPQEMNNSEALTPNHFILGCSSGAHEPMEPPDDLGCVLRSSFLRSQQLANDVWERWSKEYLPTINRRTKWLDEVRSLKVGDLVYLAEGKRRSWTRGIVEEVIFGKDGRVRQAIVRTPTGKLKRPVVKLAMLELGGSTVDPSLDPRGGGCSGSTDNDTHQHRLQNTCEANCHSFRQ